Proteins encoded together in one Marispirochaeta sp. window:
- a CDS encoding HAMP domain-containing sensor histidine kinase — translation MVHLVNDMLDLATIESGTLQLNIRDADLVQIIRDSFSINRQIAEQKEISLSVKTENDSIPLKINGIKIRQVADNPISNAIKFSYPGTAINVRILRAGDYAEVSVCDQGQGITAEELPKLFTPYSRVNVTSTAGEKSTGLGLAISDRIIQGHEGILSVESEVGKGSVFRFTLPVRPAHGENTAQASS, via the coding sequence ATGGTCCACCTGGTAAACGACATGCTTGATCTTGCGACCATCGAATCCGGTACCCTGCAGCTCAACATCCGGGACGCGGACCTTGTACAGATAATCCGGGACAGTTTCAGCATAAACAGGCAAATCGCTGAGCAGAAGGAGATTAGCCTCTCGGTTAAAACGGAAAATGATTCAATCCCGCTGAAAATCAACGGTATAAAAATCAGACAGGTGGCTGATAATCCAATTTCCAACGCGATCAAATTCTCTTACCCCGGAACCGCTATAAACGTCCGGATCCTGCGGGCCGGGGATTACGCTGAGGTCAGTGTCTGCGACCAGGGACAGGGTATTACCGCCGAAGAGTTGCCGAAACTATTCACCCCCTACTCCCGGGTCAATGTAACCTCCACCGCCGGAGAAAAAAGTACCGGCCTCGGCCTGGCGATATCCGACCGTATTATCCAGGGGCACGAGGGAATACTGAGCGTTGAGAGCGAAGTCGGGAAAGGCTCGGTCTTTCGCTTTACCCTGCCGGTAAGGCCGGCGCACGGAGAAAATACTGCTCAGGCCTCTTCATAA
- a CDS encoding tetratricopeptide repeat protein, producing MLFYKWHQCKAFNYFVSGKYDKAENSFLRLLKADPNKVGMRHNLALVKLALGKHDEAVQLLLEELDRFGGVYSRYRALGDSCYLWGKAGEAAAWYRKGLEEGVPSEEDRRFLEKRIEICGEAQTFENAMEGIRQFNEGNNALRNGDSPSAAEYYRESAELDPTNFMARNNLGSIYMNHEKDYPRAAAAFEAALEYTDLPLIQKNLQMCRDEERKHHEKD from the coding sequence ATGCTTTTTTATAAGTGGCACCAGTGTAAGGCCTTCAACTATTTTGTTAGCGGAAAATACGATAAAGCAGAAAACAGTTTTCTCCGGCTCCTGAAAGCAGATCCGAACAAGGTCGGAATGCGGCATAACCTCGCCCTCGTAAAGCTGGCTCTGGGAAAGCACGATGAGGCGGTTCAGCTGTTGCTGGAAGAACTGGACCGTTTCGGAGGTGTGTATTCCAGGTACCGGGCTTTGGGAGATTCCTGCTACCTGTGGGGTAAAGCCGGAGAGGCCGCGGCTTGGTACCGGAAGGGTCTTGAAGAAGGAGTCCCTTCGGAAGAGGACCGGCGTTTTCTTGAAAAGAGAATAGAAATCTGCGGGGAGGCCCAGACCTTCGAAAATGCTATGGAGGGGATCCGGCAGTTTAACGAGGGTAACAATGCATTGCGGAACGGTGATTCTCCCAGTGCTGCAGAATATTATCGCGAGTCCGCCGAACTGGATCCCACGAATTTTATGGCCCGGAATAACCTCGGGTCAATATACATGAATCATGAGAAGGACTATCCCCGGGCTGCTGCTGCATTCGAAGCTGCTCTGGAGTATACGGATCTTCCGCTCATACAAAAAAACCTGCAGATGTGCAGAGACGAGGAAAGGAAACACCATGAAAAAGATTGA
- a CDS encoding DUF5320 domain-containing protein, whose translation MPGFDGTGPAGMGPMTGWGMGYCGTGYSRGRFAGRGLFRGGRGVGRGMGYGRGYAWGPAQAWGPVTGDDQAEFMRRRAELLEEELAETRKTLQEMETREGKTEKQGP comes from the coding sequence ATGCCTGGATTTGATGGAACAGGACCTGCCGGCATGGGACCCATGACCGGATGGGGCATGGGATATTGTGGAACAGGGTATTCCCGCGGAAGGTTTGCAGGGCGTGGTCTTTTTCGGGGCGGCCGTGGGGTCGGCCGCGGCATGGGCTACGGCCGGGGATACGCCTGGGGACCCGCGCAAGCATGGGGCCCGGTTACCGGTGATGACCAGGCGGAGTTTATGCGCCGCCGTGCCGAGTTACTGGAGGAGGAACTGGCTGAGACGCGCAAGACCCTTCAGGAGATGGAAACGCGGGAGGGGAAAACTGAAAAACAGGGTCCGTAA
- a CDS encoding PaaI family thioesterase, which yields MKTPEFETITVKGPQETSANCFICGVNNPSGIKARFYELENGEAAALFTVPETHNGYPGRVHGGVTGALLDELVGRSITGLEPGTWGVTVELNVRYHKPIPTETRLTARGRVSVNEKRRFRGTGELYLPDGTVAATCEGLYVKLPLERIAAQTGGNPHSLAEEGWMKRSFTDDPEGIRFPKLD from the coding sequence ATGAAAACTCCAGAGTTTGAAACAATCACCGTAAAAGGCCCCCAGGAAACAAGCGCCAACTGCTTTATCTGCGGAGTGAACAATCCTTCCGGAATAAAAGCCCGATTCTACGAGCTGGAAAACGGTGAGGCTGCTGCGCTGTTCACTGTCCCGGAGACCCATAATGGTTACCCTGGAAGGGTCCACGGAGGAGTAACCGGGGCCCTGCTGGATGAACTGGTAGGACGCTCCATAACCGGCCTGGAACCCGGAACATGGGGGGTAACCGTGGAGCTTAATGTCCGCTACCACAAGCCAATTCCGACGGAAACCCGGTTAACTGCCCGCGGACGGGTCAGCGTAAACGAGAAAAGACGGTTCCGCGGGACCGGAGAGCTCTACCTTCCCGACGGCACCGTGGCCGCCACTTGCGAAGGACTATATGTTAAACTGCCTCTTGAACGTATAGCAGCGCAAACCGGAGGGAATCCCCACTCCCTGGCGGAAGAAGGCTGGATGAAGCGCAGTTTTACCGATGATCCGGAGGGTATCCGCTTTCCAAAGCTGGATTAG
- a CDS encoding MFS transporter, with amino-acid sequence MPDLPMEKRNYFGFLWHAVFLSITITFTEVNTVIPAMILQIGGGELQVGIASAIMIGVPLIAQLNFSGFLHGRARKKPYMLLGINLRILSLILIALTMLSIARLSVFQGLLIIYSELLLFTVSGAFASVSYVDLIGKSFSAELRRRFFTRKQIISSVGILVSALIARQVLAATSYPVSYGVLFFAAGGVLLIASAGFWRIYEPSVQKRSKSAGYLKTLASLPGVLKRDPNLRTYLFYLNSVGIHVALIPFYVSLAKLRYSLDPALAGNLMFFQISGMVVSSLLWPRVVRRGGFRAMLRIWSGFSFVLPLAALGIAWFLPMPFYLMLFFFVGVVVSARTVSRDAITVELSTEENRVLYAGIIGTLNLSIVVVPILLGTLIAALGYPVVFVAAAFASLLSFCFLRCLECPVDYEEA; translated from the coding sequence ATGCCCGATTTACCCATGGAAAAGAGAAACTACTTCGGTTTTCTCTGGCACGCTGTTTTTCTCTCCATAACCATTACTTTCACCGAGGTTAATACGGTAATCCCGGCGATGATTCTCCAGATTGGAGGAGGGGAGCTCCAGGTCGGGATTGCCAGCGCCATAATGATCGGTGTGCCCCTCATTGCCCAGCTGAACTTCTCCGGCTTTCTCCACGGGAGGGCCCGGAAAAAACCCTACATGCTGCTGGGTATTAACCTGCGGATTCTCTCGTTGATTTTGATTGCACTTACCATGCTCTCCATCGCCCGGCTCAGTGTTTTCCAGGGGCTTCTGATTATTTATTCGGAGCTCCTGCTGTTTACCGTGAGCGGTGCATTCGCAAGTGTCTCCTATGTGGACCTGATCGGTAAAAGCTTTTCCGCCGAATTGCGGAGGCGCTTTTTTACCCGCAAGCAGATCATCTCCAGCGTCGGTATCCTGGTCTCCGCGCTAATAGCACGGCAGGTGCTCGCTGCGACCAGCTATCCGGTAAGCTACGGGGTCCTCTTTTTTGCTGCCGGAGGGGTTTTATTGATAGCCAGTGCCGGCTTCTGGCGTATTTACGAACCCTCCGTACAGAAGCGGAGTAAAAGCGCCGGATACCTGAAGACTCTGGCCTCCCTGCCCGGAGTACTGAAGCGGGACCCAAATCTCCGGACCTACCTTTTCTATCTCAACTCAGTCGGGATTCATGTTGCCTTGATCCCCTTTTATGTCTCTCTTGCAAAGCTCCGCTACAGCCTGGATCCAGCCCTGGCAGGGAATCTCATGTTTTTTCAGATCAGCGGGATGGTAGTATCGAGCTTGCTCTGGCCCCGGGTCGTGCGCCGGGGAGGATTCAGGGCCATGCTTCGGATATGGTCGGGATTTTCGTTCGTGCTCCCTCTGGCGGCCCTGGGAATCGCCTGGTTTCTTCCCATGCCTTTCTATCTGATGCTCTTCTTCTTTGTGGGGGTCGTAGTCAGCGCTCGTACCGTAAGCCGGGACGCCATTACAGTTGAACTCTCAACCGAGGAGAACAGGGTACTCTATGCCGGAATCATCGGGACACTGAATCTCTCCATCGTAGTAGTTCCCATCTTGCTGGGAACGCTGATCGCTGCTCTCGGTTATCCTGTTGTTTTTGTTGCAGCGGCCTTTGCGTCACTGCTTTCTTTTTGTTTTCTCCGCTGCCTGGAATGTCCAGTGGATTATGAAGAGGCCTGA
- a CDS encoding HAD family hydrolase, with protein MSLKGIIFDLDGTLLDTIDDLADSCNRQLEEYGYPTHPAESYRYFVGNGVRKLVERALPDTEEARKITDRFVQDFRSDYQDHCFDRTRPYPGIPELLKRLKQDGLVLAVLSNKPDTETKKVVRHFFPKDQFHCAAGHKEEFDVKPDPAGVHAILNKLNLRAEETAFVGDTWIDMQTAVNSGCFPVGILWGFRDRPELEDAGARAIAADTGELYSILNTAD; from the coding sequence ATGAGCTTAAAGGGAATTATCTTCGATCTTGACGGGACCCTGCTGGATACCATCGATGACCTGGCGGACAGCTGCAACCGGCAGCTGGAAGAATACGGATATCCGACCCATCCTGCGGAATCCTACCGTTATTTCGTGGGAAACGGCGTGCGCAAGCTGGTAGAACGGGCCCTGCCCGACACCGAAGAAGCACGAAAGATTACCGACAGGTTTGTACAGGATTTCAGATCGGATTACCAGGACCACTGCTTCGACAGGACCCGTCCATACCCGGGAATTCCGGAGCTTCTCAAACGATTGAAACAGGACGGTCTGGTCCTTGCCGTTTTATCAAACAAACCGGACACTGAAACAAAAAAAGTGGTACGTCATTTCTTTCCGAAAGACCAGTTTCATTGCGCCGCAGGCCATAAAGAGGAGTTTGATGTCAAACCCGATCCTGCGGGAGTCCACGCCATTCTGAATAAACTGAACCTCAGAGCCGAAGAAACAGCTTTTGTAGGAGATACCTGGATCGATATGCAGACAGCAGTTAATTCGGGATGTTTTCCTGTTGGGATTCTGTGGGGTTTCCGAGACCGACCCGAACTGGAAGACGCGGGAGCCCGGGCGATTGCCGCGGATACCGGAGAGCTCTATTCCATCCTGAATACGGCAGATTGA
- a CDS encoding glycerate kinase — protein MKKIEHAKTIFSAALKRVDPALMLKELVSIDGNTLVIRTETDTAEYDLSRYSRIIVVGAGKASAKMALGLEAVLGDRITSGLVSVKEGHTEKLEYVDLIEAAHPMPDERCVDAARRIGKICSDADENTLILNLISGGGSALLTAPYQNETYAISLDDIQAVTGLLLACGAVIQEINVIRKHLSAVQGGRLAGFAAPATMVSLILSDVIGDPLTSIASGPTVPDPTTYQDAQNILRKYNLEEKLPESVARIIADGAAGKVQETPGEGDAIFKTVRNILIGTNISALYAASEEAENLGYAPVILTSQLTGEAREIAKLFSGMAKDLSLNRLSFKKPACIIAGGETTVTLKGKGKGGRNQEMALAFLMEYLDDPEALEKVVFLSGGTDGNDGPTDAAGGLAYAGIMKAMKDTDLDPGKYMSNSDSYHFLKKTHGLLMTGPTNTNVCDVQILLVE, from the coding sequence ATGAAAAAGATTGAACATGCAAAAACAATTTTTTCCGCTGCCCTGAAACGGGTTGACCCGGCCTTGATGCTCAAGGAACTCGTAAGTATTGACGGGAACACTCTTGTTATCCGGACCGAGACCGATACTGCGGAATATGATCTTTCCCGGTATTCCCGCATCATTGTTGTTGGTGCCGGAAAGGCCAGTGCCAAGATGGCCCTCGGGCTCGAAGCCGTTCTGGGTGACCGCATTACTTCAGGTCTGGTGTCCGTCAAAGAGGGGCACACCGAAAAGCTGGAATATGTCGATCTTATTGAAGCTGCCCACCCCATGCCTGATGAACGCTGTGTAGATGCGGCCCGGCGGATCGGGAAGATCTGTTCCGACGCCGATGAAAATACCCTTATCCTGAATCTTATCTCCGGCGGCGGATCGGCCCTGTTAACTGCTCCCTATCAGAATGAGACCTACGCTATCAGCCTGGATGATATTCAGGCAGTAACAGGGCTCCTGCTGGCCTGCGGGGCCGTGATTCAGGAGATAAATGTAATCCGCAAACACCTTTCCGCGGTCCAGGGCGGGCGTCTCGCCGGATTTGCGGCCCCGGCCACAATGGTCAGCCTGATCCTCTCCGACGTTATCGGTGATCCTCTGACTTCAATAGCCTCCGGCCCCACCGTTCCGGACCCCACTACCTACCAGGACGCTCAGAACATCCTGCGCAAGTACAACCTGGAAGAAAAGCTACCCGAATCGGTGGCCCGCATCATCGCCGATGGGGCGGCCGGCAAGGTCCAGGAAACCCCCGGCGAAGGGGACGCAATTTTTAAAACCGTCAGGAACATCCTTATCGGGACCAATATCTCCGCTCTCTATGCTGCTTCCGAAGAGGCCGAGAATCTTGGGTACGCTCCGGTGATTCTTACCTCGCAGCTGACCGGTGAGGCCCGGGAAATTGCCAAGCTCTTTTCCGGAATGGCCAAGGATCTCTCCCTGAACCGGCTCAGTTTCAAGAAACCGGCCTGTATTATTGCTGGTGGTGAGACTACGGTAACCCTGAAGGGCAAAGGCAAGGGCGGCAGAAACCAGGAGATGGCCCTGGCCTTCCTTATGGAGTACCTGGACGATCCTGAGGCCCTGGAAAAGGTCGTCTTTTTATCTGGCGGAACCGACGGGAATGACGGTCCTACTGATGCAGCCGGAGGCCTGGCATATGCCGGAATCATGAAGGCCATGAAGGATACAGATCTGGATCCCGGGAAATACATGAGCAACAGCGACTCCTACCACTTTCTGAAAAAAACCCACGGACTTCTGATGACCGGTCCTACAAATACCAATGTCTGCGATGTGCAGATTCTGCTGGTGGAATAG
- a CDS encoding MarR family transcriptional regulator has product MQQKEEKDIYLDTFTKFSRAHTSVMNYLSGPPALPAEMTLTQFGVLEVLLHKGPLTHREIAAKILKSRGNLTMVIDHLERDGFVERRPVAGDRRSMRVALTPAGEERIKTVFPLQAGAIRSAFGNLSVQEVTILGHLCRKLGLNLVDQKEEGEKPCTTSGGAL; this is encoded by the coding sequence ATGCAGCAAAAAGAGGAGAAGGACATTTACCTGGATACCTTTACCAAGTTCTCCCGGGCCCACACATCAGTGATGAATTATCTTTCCGGCCCCCCGGCACTTCCGGCGGAGATGACTCTTACCCAATTCGGGGTTCTTGAGGTTCTGCTGCATAAAGGGCCTCTTACCCATCGGGAGATAGCGGCGAAGATCCTGAAGAGCCGTGGAAACCTGACGATGGTGATCGATCACCTGGAACGGGACGGCTTTGTTGAACGCCGGCCCGTTGCGGGGGACCGCAGATCAATGCGCGTTGCCCTCACCCCTGCGGGTGAAGAACGAATCAAAACCGTGTTTCCCCTTCAGGCCGGAGCTATTCGGTCTGCTTTCGGTAATCTGTCTGTCCAGGAGGTAACAATACTGGGACACCTGTGCCGAAAGCTGGGCCTGAACCTGGTCGACCAGAAGGAAGAAGGGGAAAAACCTTGTACCACATCAGGAGGTGCACTATGA
- a CDS encoding NifB/NifX family molybdenum-iron cluster-binding protein: METRYLVACGTDSDDGSRFTENHFGESRWYDIWRVSSSEKAEKIDRVPNPASTGDAGTDELEHDEKKPGKIAPVLREKGVNIIMGRSIGPNVVKMRRKFAVVVSHSERIDEALSELGKRLGEAQELLDAGEERGHMILHRPGIEGRKN; this comes from the coding sequence ATGGAAACGCGGTACCTTGTAGCCTGCGGCACCGATTCGGACGACGGAAGCCGCTTTACGGAGAATCATTTCGGAGAATCCCGCTGGTATGATATCTGGCGGGTTTCCTCCTCGGAGAAGGCAGAAAAGATCGACCGGGTCCCGAATCCCGCATCCACCGGGGATGCGGGGACCGATGAGCTGGAACATGATGAAAAGAAACCGGGAAAGATAGCCCCCGTCCTCAGGGAAAAGGGGGTCAACATAATCATGGGCCGCAGCATCGGGCCCAATGTGGTAAAGATGCGGCGGAAATTTGCAGTCGTCGTAAGCCACAGCGAAAGAATAGACGAGGCCCTCTCAGAGCTCGGGAAGCGCCTCGGGGAGGCCCAGGAGCTTCTGGATGCCGGTGAAGAGCGGGGCCACATGATACTTCACAGGCCGGGAATCGAAGGCAGGAAAAATTAG
- the wrbA gene encoding NAD(P)H:quinone oxidoreductase → MKINILFYSMYGHMFQMAKAAQEGVNEVPGAESRILRIPETLPLEVLEDMGAVEAQKQFADIPEAGMEDLAEADGLIFGIPTRYGRMSAQWANFLDQSGQLWLKGTLIDKPVALMSSSATQHGGQESTLISTGASLMHHGMLVVGLPYSFQGQMGVDEIVGGSPYGASTIAGGQGERLPSERDLAGARFQGKRLAEITRKLSSAK, encoded by the coding sequence ATGAAAATCAATATTCTGTTTTATTCCATGTATGGACACATGTTTCAGATGGCAAAAGCTGCTCAGGAAGGCGTCAACGAAGTTCCGGGTGCGGAGAGCCGAATCCTCAGGATCCCGGAAACTCTGCCACTGGAGGTCCTTGAGGACATGGGAGCCGTCGAGGCACAGAAACAGTTCGCCGATATTCCCGAAGCCGGCATGGAGGATCTGGCGGAGGCCGATGGTTTAATATTCGGTATTCCTACCCGCTACGGCCGCATGAGTGCCCAGTGGGCGAACTTTCTCGATCAGTCGGGACAGCTATGGCTCAAAGGCACCCTGATCGACAAACCCGTTGCCCTCATGTCGTCCTCAGCAACCCAGCACGGCGGACAGGAATCAACCCTGATAAGCACCGGGGCCTCCCTGATGCACCACGGAATGCTGGTAGTCGGGCTCCCCTACTCCTTCCAGGGACAGATGGGAGTCGATGAGATCGTCGGCGGCAGCCCATACGGAGCCAGCACTATTGCCGGAGGCCAGGGAGAACGACTGCCCTCGGAAAGGGATCTGGCCGGAGCACGGTTCCAGGGAAAGCGTCTGGCAGAGATTACTCGCAAACTGTCCTCAGCAAAATAA
- a CDS encoding MBL fold metallo-hydrolase translates to MTVHILYDNQSVRSSLESGWGFSCLIDGKILFDTGESGPALLKNLKEMDIAPEEVDTVVISHPHWDHTGGVKAMLALRPGLTVYLPSGAEEIFPDKDALAKAEIVQCPESTEVGPVLTSGTFTTEYKGSLMMEQGIVVRTSKGISLITGCAHPGIVRMAEEIASRYAGEELYTLLGGMHLVDMDREKVKQTLHQLKELGFKRIIATHCSGEIGRELSDHRTGVGDILVL, encoded by the coding sequence ATGACAGTGCATATCCTGTATGACAACCAGTCTGTGCGTTCCTCCCTTGAGTCAGGGTGGGGCTTCAGCTGTCTGATTGACGGCAAAATCCTTTTTGATACCGGCGAGTCCGGTCCAGCCCTGCTGAAAAATCTTAAAGAGATGGATATCGCTCCGGAAGAGGTGGACACTGTCGTAATATCTCATCCGCATTGGGATCATACCGGGGGTGTAAAGGCGATGCTGGCTTTACGTCCAGGACTGACTGTCTATCTTCCTTCCGGAGCAGAGGAGATATTTCCGGACAAGGATGCACTTGCAAAAGCCGAGATCGTTCAGTGTCCGGAGAGTACCGAGGTCGGACCGGTACTGACCTCCGGGACTTTTACCACCGAGTACAAGGGTTCATTGATGATGGAGCAGGGTATTGTAGTGCGTACAAGCAAAGGTATCAGCCTGATTACCGGCTGTGCCCATCCGGGGATTGTGCGTATGGCGGAAGAAATTGCCTCCCGTTATGCCGGAGAGGAACTGTACACCCTTCTTGGGGGAATGCATCTGGTAGACATGGACCGGGAAAAGGTAAAGCAAACCTTGCATCAGCTCAAGGAGCTGGGGTTTAAACGTATTATCGCTACCCACTGCTCCGGAGAGATTGGAAGGGAGTTGAGTGATCACCGCACGGGAGTAGGAGACATTCTTGTTCTCTGA
- a CDS encoding FAD-dependent oxidoreductase has product MKNEHFEVLVIGGGPAAITMVKGLGSRVRMGVIRPENHSMIYCAMPYAVEGLLQPEKTLKADTLVTETGARLIRDTVLGVDFEEKTVSTQSGNIYSWEKLVIATGAEPVLPPLKGHDLEGVSTFKKEEDMFKVASMVEEGIENAVVVGAGAIGVELVQALAARGVHTVLADMADSVLPNLADPEMTAPAAEELQRLSIRLKLGRKARELTAREDNPARIGGVVFDDGSTEKADLVVFAVGMRPAVSLFEGSGLEMARDGIIVDSRMCTSIEDVYAVGDCVSFTSAITGEPVGGKLATNAVPMGRVLAANLKGEDREYPGFINGAATKAGELFIGGTGMKEEEAKRHFQVICGYSEFTTIFPIMPGAKKARLKLLADRVSGMIIGGQIVSGQPVTDKVDQMSMAIQFGLNVEDLLNFSYSSQPWQSFYPAHNLLVKAAEELSTQMSAPVREPAAVAEAR; this is encoded by the coding sequence ATGAAGAATGAACACTTTGAGGTACTGGTAATCGGCGGAGGACCCGCCGCGATAACCATGGTGAAAGGGCTCGGGTCCCGGGTACGAATGGGGGTAATCCGGCCGGAGAACCACTCCATGATCTACTGCGCCATGCCCTATGCCGTGGAAGGACTGCTGCAGCCGGAAAAGACCCTGAAGGCGGATACACTGGTTACCGAGACCGGGGCGCGACTGATCCGGGACACCGTCTTGGGAGTCGATTTTGAGGAAAAGACCGTCAGCACCCAATCGGGGAACATATATTCCTGGGAAAAGCTGGTTATCGCCACCGGCGCGGAACCGGTACTGCCTCCCCTGAAAGGGCATGATCTTGAAGGTGTTAGCACCTTCAAAAAGGAAGAGGACATGTTCAAGGTCGCTTCCATGGTGGAAGAAGGCATAGAAAACGCCGTGGTCGTCGGGGCGGGAGCCATCGGCGTGGAACTCGTCCAGGCCCTGGCGGCCCGCGGGGTACATACTGTTCTGGCGGATATGGCGGATTCCGTCCTTCCCAACCTCGCCGACCCGGAAATGACCGCTCCCGCCGCGGAAGAGCTGCAGAGGCTGAGCATCCGGCTCAAGCTGGGCCGCAAAGCCCGGGAACTTACAGCCCGGGAGGATAACCCTGCACGTATAGGCGGGGTTGTATTCGACGACGGCAGCACCGAGAAGGCTGACCTGGTCGTTTTCGCCGTCGGGATGCGACCGGCGGTATCCCTCTTCGAAGGCAGCGGTCTCGAAATGGCCCGGGACGGGATTATCGTGGACAGCCGGATGTGTACCAGTATCGAGGATGTCTACGCCGTTGGGGACTGCGTCTCCTTTACCAGCGCCATTACCGGTGAGCCCGTCGGGGGAAAACTGGCTACAAACGCGGTTCCCATGGGTCGAGTCCTGGCGGCCAACCTGAAGGGTGAGGACCGGGAGTATCCGGGCTTTATTAACGGTGCGGCCACCAAGGCGGGGGAACTCTTTATCGGCGGAACGGGTATGAAGGAAGAAGAGGCAAAACGACACTTCCAGGTTATCTGCGGCTACTCCGAGTTTACAACCATCTTTCCCATAATGCCGGGCGCAAAGAAGGCGCGCCTCAAGCTGCTGGCGGACCGTGTGAGCGGAATGATTATCGGCGGCCAGATCGTGAGCGGACAGCCGGTTACCGACAAGGTTGACCAGATGAGCATGGCCATTCAGTTCGGCTTGAACGTTGAAGACCTCCTGAATTTCAGCTATTCCAGTCAGCCCTGGCAGTCCTTCTATCCGGCCCACAACCTGCTGGTAAAAGCGGCGGAGGAGCTTTCCACTCAGATGAGTGCTCCAGTCAGGGAACCCGCCGCCGTCGCCGAGGCCCGGTAA
- a CDS encoding DUF134 domain-containing protein encodes MHNSEIPETRRPGAPKKTRRYRPVGELRRFKPAGIPGSELKRQILHIDEFEAMRLCDLENLSQIEAADTMEVSRGTVQRLLQSGRGKVAGAILRGEMIILDEGEENEE; translated from the coding sequence ATGCACAATTCTGAAATCCCCGAAACCAGGAGACCCGGAGCGCCGAAGAAGACCCGCCGATACCGGCCCGTTGGAGAGCTGCGCCGCTTCAAACCCGCGGGAATACCCGGATCCGAACTGAAGCGGCAGATCCTGCACATTGACGAGTTCGAAGCCATGCGGCTCTGCGACCTGGAAAACCTGAGCCAGATTGAAGCCGCCGACACCATGGAGGTAAGCCGCGGAACCGTGCAGCGGCTGCTTCAGTCCGGACGGGGAAAAGTGGCGGGGGCAATTTTGCGGGGTGAGATGATCATACTCGATGAAGGAGAAGAAAATGAAGAATGA